One genomic region from Agelaius phoeniceus isolate bAgePho1 chromosome 23, bAgePho1.hap1, whole genome shotgun sequence encodes:
- the LOC143695620 gene encoding olfactory receptor 5H17-like: MSAELYLLIIMCYDCYVSICKSLHYGALMDIRAWHWHIVLSEAPSLDLLVSVLYSVVLPDLSPLFYSLRNQELMEFMRKVGSVE, encoded by the exons atgTCAGCAGAGTTATATCTCCTGATCATCATGTGCTATGACTGCTATGTGTCTATCTGCAAATCCCTGCACTATGGGGCCCTCATGGACATcagagcctgg CACTGGCACATTGTTCTATCTGAAGCCCCATCCCTTGATCTGCTggtgtcagttctgtactcagtggtgcttCCAGACCTGAGCCCCCTtttctacagcctgaggaaccaggaacTCATGGAGTTCATGAGGAAAGTG GGCTCAGTAGAATGA